The DNA region TGGATAACGATATTGTTCACTGCCACTCTCTGCCCagtagctcacacacacacacacacacacacacacacacacaaacacacacacacacacacacacacgcacacacgcacgcacacgcacacgcacacacacacacacacacacacacacacacacacacacacacacacacacacacacacacacacacacacaaacaaacacacacacacatatatatatatatatatatatatatatgtatatgtgtgtgtgtgtgtgtgagagagtaaagGGGTGTGAATGGAGCTgactatgagatgtctgttggtccccatGGCTTAGGAGCTGATCCCAGCTATGACAACAGCTTCCTTCTCCGAGACTATGCTAGGTCCCTGTAAAGGgtctatattaacgccttaaacatatggtttagcaggagtagttaaacggacggttggcttaacctcttttattgagaagcgtaagcaacacagatattcacacggatacaagtcttcataaggctaagtgcttggtcagcccggagggcgggcgcggccagCCTGACCTGCAgcgatcggcaagactctctgaaaggactgagactgacctgggtcatcctgagccttaagtactggtgtgggggcgtggggcacgttggggcgcctgcagtgaagccacgcgtatatgtgcttttgtacgccacgtggaagctatttatacatacttatagtccCAGTGACtgaagatttctggctcctggtactcCATCACATCATTGGACATGGTACAGCAATACAGATACTGTGGCTAAGGAGATTGACCACTTTCTTGTcagcacttgctggaggatctgtcataactgcagggtttaccagagtgccgagttctgagGCACTGATCATGGGGTGGTTGCGGTTACCCTATGGTCCACTTCaaaacagatcatctcagatcaaaGCAAGGggcgaacctatggcacggggtttGCATACAGtctgactgccatctggcagtctggttccattccccctaatCTGttaaggggcatggtcatccttctctggaaggggagaggggatcaatgggactgtagcaactatagTGACatcacactactcagtatactaggtaaggttttcgcccacattcttctgaaacagatttgtgaccacctactaaggcacaagAGACCagaacagtctggattcactcctgggaagtccacaatagaccgtatcctagtgctTCAAGTCAATGTGGaacaccgtcgtgagttcggtcatgggctggttgcagcctacatcgacctcaaggtgTTTGAttcagtgcatcgagaatcgctatgggagatcctgagacataGAGGAATTCAGACATGGATTTttagcctaatagcaagcctatattcTGGTACTGAAAGcgctgttaacccaatgccgacgggaatgatgtgtacatacatgctgtgtccactgtgagtacttgtttgattgtttttacacatagatggctacgcttgtactgagtcactaatgagccagttacgagtactgcctgtctcgcccatttacccttttctttgatttacgaaaatattttacgttatgtttctgttaataatgtatataacattatagtaattataatgtttataataaaaataataccatcgatattcatagcactagtaaaaaatacgttttttactAGTTCCTGTCCTCCCAACGGGACCAacagcccgcctcacttgctggATAAAAGGGTCAGTAACTCTCCCCCCAGCCTGGGACAATTTAGCCTGGGACGgcaaggtacccagtttccatgggtagccattaggaggcactgcagaagtctcgaagGCAAAGAGGCTTATGCAGATCTGTTCCATTTTTTGCAGCTGCtagcgagaaggcatgcagagcacttaacactatctagggtaccaaaccatcgcttcacatcaccctgagaaTGAAGCATCcacccacaatatatatttatatacatacatacacacatatacatatacatatatacatatataaatataaatatatgtttatatatataatttatatatatatataaaagtttgtaaAGTATTGAAAGAAATAGGGCCAGACAGAGACTGTGGACCAACTAATCTACAGGGCATCATGATTTGCAGGCGGCATCGGGGCTGACCTGTTCAGTATGCATGTCGACCTACGACACGGACGGTCGCCTGCCACTTATCTTCTCCAACTGCGGCCACACCTTCTGCAGTAGATGCCTTAGTAAGGTTTATGTTATTTGTCCTTCTGCGAGTTCTGTGTTTGCCTTGATGTGTGGTCTCTGGATTGCTTTGTGTTTTGTGTCTCGGTtacttgggattttttttttctttttcttttgctctattTCTGCAATGATTATTTATATCTTGTTTATATAAGAGGAAGATATAACTGGTAAATgacaggctatatatatatacatatacatatacatatacatatatatacatatatatacatatttatatgtatatatatatgtatttatgtatccacacacacacacacacatatatgaatataagtatatatatatttatgtatgtatatatatgtatatatgtatatgtatatatatagagagggagagagactatattttttatttgcttgtcaTTAAATGTCCCTTGAATGGATAAAGAGGCGAAGAAATAACGGAGACCTTTCTTTTAAGGGACGGAGAACCGGAAGAGGGTGTTCCGGTGCCCCTCCTGCCGTCAGGACCGCGACCAGTTCGGGGACCTGAAGCCCAACTACGCGCTCCTCGACGTCCTCGAAATGGtacgcgtttttttgtttttgtttgtgtgtgtgtgtgtgagtgtgtgtgtgtgtgtgtgtgtgtgagtgtgtgtgtgtgtgtgtgtgtgtgtgagtgagtgtgtatgtatgtgtgtgtatgtgtatgtgtgtgtgtgtgagtgtatgtgtgtgtgtgtgtgtgagtgtgtgtgtgtgtgtgtgtgtgtgagtgagtgtgtatgtatgtgtgtgtgtatgtgtatgtgtgagttagtgagtgagtgtgagtgtgtgtgtgtgtgtgtgtgtgtgtgtgagtgagtgagtgagtgagtgagtgagtgagtgtgtgtgtgagagtgagtgagtgtgtatgagtgagagtgagtgtgtgtgtgagttaatgagtgagtgtgtgtgtgagtaagtgaagtgagtgagtgagtgagtaagtgaagtgagtaagtgaagtgagtgagtgagtgggtaagtgaagtgaagtgagtgagtgagtaagtgaagtgagtaagtgaagtgagtgagtgagtgggtaagtgaagtgaagtgagtgagtgagtaaataagtgaagtgaagtgaagtgagtgagtgagtgagtggataagtgaagtgaagtgagtaagtgaagtgagtgagtgagtgggtaagtgaaatgaagtgagtgagtgagtaagagaagtgagtgagtgagtaagtgaagtgagtgaggaagtgaagtgagtgagcgagtgggtaagtgaagtgagtgagtgagtaagtgaagtgagtgagtgagtaagtgaagtgaagtgagtgagtaagtgaagtgaagtgagtaagtgaagtgaagtgaagtgagtgagtaagtgaagtgagtgagtaagtgaagtgaaatgagtgagtgagtaagtgaagtgagtgagtgagtgagcaagtgaagtgaagtgagtgagtaagtgaatttAAGTGAAGtgcagtgagtgagtgaagtgaatgagtaagtgagtgagtgattaagtgAAGTGGAGTAAgtggagtgaagtgagtgagtgagtgagtaagtaagtgaagtgaagtgagtaagtgaaatgagtgagtgagtaagtgaagtgGAGTAAGTgtagtgaagtgagtgagtgagtaagtgaagtgaagtgaagtgaagtgaagtgaagtgagtaagtgagtgagtaagtgaagtgaagtgagtgagtaagtgagtgagtgaataagtgaagttaagtgagtgagtaagtgaagtgaagtgagtgagtgagtaattgaattgagtgattgagtaagtgaagtgagtgagtgagtgagtaagtgagtgagtaagtgaagtgaagtgagtgagtgagtgaataagtgaagtgaagtgagtgagtgagtgagtaagtgaagtgaatgagtgagtaagtgaagtgaagtgaagtgagtgagtaaatgaagtgagtgagtgagtaagtgagtgagtgagtgagtaagtgaagtgaagtgaagtgaagtgaagtgagtgaatgagtgagtgagtaagtgaagtgaagtgaagcgaagtgagtgagagtgagtgagtgagtgagtgaatgaatgagtgcatgtgtgttggtTAGTGCATGTGCAGTTCACCGTAGCTAAAAGAGAGAGGTCCTTCCCAGAGAAGAGCCCAGGAGGCcagggacgacgaggacgacgacgatgagGACCTCAAGAAGGGTCTCTGCATGGACGACGATGACCAGCTCGCCGTCGCCCTCCACTTGTCCCAGCAGGAGGCCGAAAATAAGGAGTACAGGCTGCTAGTCGCCGGCTTACTCGACATGTGCGCCCGAGAGCCGACTGGGGATGGCGACGTCCACCTGGCGAAGGGCGGCAggcagaaggaggcagagggtcgcccggggaaggaggaggagactgagaaAGACTGGAAGACAAACTTGTGGCTTGAGGAGCAAGACCTGGAGCTGGCCATGGCTATGTCGCTCTCGGTAAGAATCCGCATTTTTATTCACTAAGAAATGTCGAATATCAATGAAGTCTCCCCTGTCTTGTTACAATGCTTTTATGTTACGCGAGATTCTCAATACCGTGGTTCTTTATTTCAGCTCCAGACAAGTGAGGAGGAGGCAGCAGAAAATCACAGAGAATAAACGCCTTGCAGCATCATGGAAGAGTTAAAGACCTTTAAAGAcctccgcgcacacacacacacacgcacgcatgcacgcacgcacacacacgcacgcacgcacgcacgcacgcacgcacgcacgcacgcacgcacgcacgcacgcacgcacgcacgcacgcacacacacacacacacacacaatggaaaCCTCACATTGACGGTGTGATTGTGAGGTAACAATGAATTGAATCACCTACGTTTATATGAAGTACTACTTATCAAGAGAATGTCTAGTGTTCATGAGCTTATGATATTCGTGGGGAATTTATTCAAGTTAATCGACAGAAAATTCAAGTTGATTCCTATTTTTCGTATGTTTCTCATTTCTTCACTGAATGTCTCAAAACCTGAAGATAGGCCCCGTTAACAAAACTAAAAGGGTTTTAGGTTTAAAACTCGGTCACAATGATATCTTCATAGGGAGTAAGAAGGGGGGAAATCTTACAACTGGAGCACCAAGAGAAACCTGGAATAGAAATATCATAGGCCTAGGAAATGCGTTCATTGTATACTTGAGCATTAAGTATACGCACCAACTACCCACAATACTGAAAAACTCGATCCCATTTCTTCGCcttcgagataaaaaaaaaaaaaaaaaaaaaaaaaatcctccagcTGAGAGAATAAATGTGGCGAAGTATTTTGCCTCACAACGAAAAGTCCCTTTGATTTAATACCAACTTCAGTAACTTCTGATTCAGTACTAACCTCGGATCTTTATGAATTCCATCACGTGCCTCAGCATCAGCATTAATTTCTacaatataagtatgtgttttgttccaacagtaacaacagtttCAGAGTCAGCAACCAGCCTCTCCATCATGGGAAGCTAGGACTTGTTGCGAAAGTTATTGCAGAAGACAGAATAGGTGAACTAAATTACTTTTATGAACATTAACAACGTAAAGTAGAGCCTGAAGGTCACTGTTTGCTGATGGCCCACAGTGACTAACGTACCGGTATTACTTgtaaaattgataaagaaaaaaaaaaaagtaaaaaaaaaaatatgattaatacTATATTTGTGGTTTTGTGTCTTTGTTCACTTGATAAGCTACCAAGTGCATTCTTAACCCATTACCGGctgggaaaatgaataaacaatgctgtgctcatttttttttgtgaaatgtctctacacatagatggctcttccttacctgatttcacctttccttgaagtggctggaaaatttattttttactagtgctatgtatatcgatggtgatatttttattataaacattataattactataatgttaagataacgtaaaatatttcgtaaattaaagaaaagggtaaacgggcgagacaggcagttctcgtaattggctcattggtgacttagtacaagtgtaaccatctatgtgtaaaaacaattaaacaagtaaactcacagtgggcatggcatggacgtcgCGAATGTGTTAATGTTTTACCATGACCCAATAGGACCAATAAAGTCCAATGAGTTTGAATTAGTGATTTTTAAACTTTCCTTGCCGTTTCCAGGACCTGTAGACTGCCCTG from Penaeus chinensis breed Huanghai No. 1 chromosome 31, ASM1920278v2, whole genome shotgun sequence includes:
- the LOC125041940 gene encoding E3 ubiquitin-protein ligase TRIM17-like, which codes for MAYPTSLVLPCTIVNAVKEVLIAVVDKTPEIIRAFKGDGDGTMKRENKELAEELCALRKDQQRTSETINALVESQEKMNQTLRLLITLLTALDRAPSGSQSDLRENIRGVLRQGGLLEDFGERVDEENDDSADLHDGQAASGLTCSVCMSTYDTDGRLPLIFSNCGHTFCSRCLRTENRKRVFRCPSCRQDRDQFGDLKPNYALLDVLEMRRAQEARDDEDDDDEDLKKGLCMDDDDQLAVALHLSQQEAENKEYRLLVAGLLDMCAREPTGDGDVHLAKGGRQKEAEGRPGKEEETEKDWKTNLWLEEQDLELAMAMSLSLQTSEEEAAENHRE